The following are encoded together in the Variovorax sp. PBS-H4 genome:
- the flgJ gene encoding flagellar assembly peptidoglycan hydrolase FlgJ — translation MAMTTDNRSAALDQRFALDVQGVDALRRTVRSSPEEGLKQVSRQFEALFMNMVLKSMRQAVPQSGLLDSQNEKLYLSMFDQQLTQNLSGRGVGLAEAMLAQLSRSLPSAVPEGDGDPAGMSLAPPGGLAIKPQAGIPLGSSPMPATMPAARRSADLSLYQSNVERAPATVDSLQGKVDAFVDRMGAPAQAASEASGVPAPLILAQAALESGWGKREIRADDGTQSYNLFGIKADRGWKGPTVETTTTEYVDGEPQKVRAKFRAYGSYEEAFTDYAKFITRNPRYANVLATDDPAAAAHGLQKAGYATDPQYGQKLVRIMQKFT, via the coding sequence ATGGCGATGACCACCGACAACCGCAGCGCCGCGCTCGACCAGCGCTTCGCGCTCGACGTGCAGGGCGTCGACGCGCTGCGGCGCACCGTGCGCAGCTCGCCCGAGGAGGGGCTGAAGCAGGTGTCGCGGCAGTTCGAGGCCCTGTTCATGAACATGGTGCTCAAGAGCATGCGCCAGGCGGTGCCGCAAAGCGGCCTGCTCGACAGCCAGAACGAGAAGCTCTATCTCTCGATGTTCGACCAGCAGCTCACGCAGAACCTCTCGGGGCGCGGCGTGGGGCTCGCCGAGGCGATGCTCGCGCAGCTGAGCCGCAGCCTTCCATCGGCGGTGCCGGAGGGCGATGGCGATCCCGCGGGCATGTCGCTTGCGCCGCCAGGCGGCTTGGCGATCAAGCCGCAGGCGGGCATTCCGCTGGGCTCTTCGCCGATGCCTGCAACGATGCCGGCGGCGCGGCGGTCCGCGGACCTGAGCCTGTACCAGAGCAACGTCGAGCGCGCCCCCGCCACGGTGGATTCGCTGCAGGGCAAGGTCGACGCCTTCGTCGACCGCATGGGCGCGCCGGCGCAGGCCGCCAGCGAAGCCAGCGGCGTGCCCGCGCCGCTGATCCTGGCGCAGGCTGCGCTCGAATCGGGCTGGGGCAAGCGCGAGATCCGCGCCGACGACGGCACCCAGAGCTACAACCTGTTCGGCATCAAGGCCGATCGTGGCTGGAAGGGGCCGACCGTCGAGACCACCACCACCGAATACGTCGACGGCGAGCCGCAGAAGGTGCGCGCGAAGTTCCGCGCCTACGGCTCCTACGAGGAAGCCTTCACCGACTACGCGAAGTTCATCACGCGCAACCCGCGCTACGCCAACGTGCTGGCCACGGACGACCCGGCCGCGGCCGCGCACGGGCTGCAGAAGGCGGGCTACGCCACCGATCCGCAGTACGGGCAGAAGCTCGTTCGCATCATGCAGAAATTCACCTGA